The proteins below are encoded in one region of Deltaproteobacteria bacterium:
- a CDS encoding SRPBCC domain-containing protein, with amino-acid sequence MHRIETQVEVNASAETVWSVLLDFAAYPSWNPFVRSIEGSPEPGKQLRVFLRPPGSKGMTFRPTVLTVTPGREFRWKGKLLVPGLFDGEHFFSLEPRQENQVVFHHGELFSGLLVPFLKGTLDGATKQGFVAMNEALKREAEKR; translated from the coding sequence ATGCACCGCATCGAGACACAGGTCGAGGTCAATGCATCAGCCGAAACAGTCTGGTCGGTGCTTCTCGATTTCGCGGCATACCCAAGCTGGAATCCTTTCGTGCGCTCGATCGAGGGAAGTCCCGAGCCGGGGAAACAATTGAGAGTGTTTCTTCGGCCGCCTGGCTCAAAGGGCATGACATTTCGGCCCACGGTACTCACGGTTACACCAGGGCGAGAGTTTCGCTGGAAAGGGAAGCTTCTGGTACCGGGGCTGTTTGATGGGGAACACTTCTTTAGTCTTGAGCCACGGCAGGAGAATCAGGTTGTCTTTCACCATGGCGAGTTGTTCTCGGGGTTGCTCGTCCCCTTTCTCAAAGGCACGCTTGACGGTGCAACGAAACAAGGGTTTGTCGCCATGAATGAAGCGCTGAAGCGGGAAGCTGAGAAAAGGTGA